A genomic stretch from Bradyrhizobium sp. 195 includes:
- a CDS encoding DNA-3-methyladenine glycosylase family protein: protein MTIHLETQSDLEEAVHALIKRDPRLKPVLAAAGMPALRRREPGFAGLAHIVCGQQLSTASAAAIWGRLSAAFEPFDHEAVGRARADRLGRLGLSAAKIKTLKHLAREIRAQRLNLDVLAEEDADAAHHTLIALPGIGPWTADVYLLFCLGHGDAWPAGDLAVQEAIKIGLGLQARPTEKQMAPLAEPWRPLRGAAAHLWWSYYRAVKKREGVLAGSS from the coding sequence ATGACGATCCACCTCGAAACCCAGTCCGATCTCGAAGAAGCCGTCCATGCGCTGATCAAGCGCGATCCGCGCCTGAAACCCGTGCTTGCGGCGGCCGGCATGCCGGCGCTGCGACGGCGCGAGCCGGGCTTTGCGGGCCTTGCCCACATCGTGTGCGGGCAGCAGCTCTCGACCGCCAGCGCCGCGGCGATCTGGGGGCGGCTGTCGGCGGCGTTCGAGCCGTTCGATCATGAGGCGGTGGGCCGCGCCCGTGCCGACCGGCTGGGGCGGCTCGGGCTCTCGGCCGCCAAGATCAAGACGCTGAAGCATCTCGCGCGCGAGATCAGAGCGCAGCGGCTGAACCTCGACGTGCTCGCCGAGGAAGATGCCGACGCCGCGCATCACACGCTGATCGCGCTGCCCGGCATCGGCCCCTGGACCGCGGACGTCTATCTCCTGTTTTGCCTCGGCCATGGCGATGCCTGGCCGGCGGGCGACCTCGCCGTGCAGGAAGCCATCAAGATCGGCCTCGGCCTTCAGGCGCGGCCGACGGAGAAGCAGATGGCGCCGCTCGCCGAACCCTGGCGCCCCCTGCGCGGCGCGGCGGCGCATTTGTGGTGGAGCTATTATCGCGCGGTGAAGAAGCGCGAGGGCGTGCTCGCCGGGTCAAGCTAG
- a CDS encoding LysR family transcriptional regulator: protein MDWDLCKTFVAVADTGSFTAAARRLHASHPTVSRKIAALEAQLGTKLLARAADGFVLTADGRTLREHAEAMAAAALRAEAAVGAGGRKARGTVKLSIGATLASHWLMPRLHAFLSTHDHIRLEIITHPFPASVRRREADVVLRPFDCGEENLVGRKIGRLGTGFYASHDYAAGRSLPERSGEWKGHSVIGFADQDSNAQLARWSDAITRQGTIVMRCSSQGDMLAAVRAGIGISALSCLVGESYPDLVRVAPQKLASVSDLWLLAHPDLVELPAVRAVIDFVAECARADRERLRG, encoded by the coding sequence GTGGATTGGGACCTCTGCAAGACCTTCGTCGCGGTGGCAGATACCGGCAGCTTTACCGCCGCGGCGCGGCGGCTGCACGCCAGCCATCCGACCGTCAGCCGCAAGATCGCGGCGCTGGAGGCGCAGCTCGGCACCAAGCTGCTGGCCCGCGCTGCCGACGGCTTCGTGCTCACTGCCGACGGCCGTACTCTGCGTGAGCATGCCGAGGCGATGGCGGCTGCCGCGCTCCGCGCCGAGGCTGCCGTCGGCGCCGGGGGGCGCAAGGCGCGCGGCACGGTCAAGCTGTCGATCGGGGCGACGCTGGCCTCACACTGGCTGATGCCCCGCCTTCACGCCTTTCTGAGCACGCATGATCACATCCGGCTCGAGATCATCACCCATCCGTTTCCGGCCAGCGTGCGGCGCCGGGAAGCCGACGTCGTGCTGCGGCCGTTCGACTGCGGCGAGGAAAATCTGGTCGGCCGCAAGATCGGCCGTCTCGGCACCGGCTTCTATGCCTCGCACGACTATGCCGCCGGCCGGTCCCTGCCGGAGCGCAGCGGCGAGTGGAAGGGGCACAGCGTGATCGGCTTTGCCGACCAGGATTCCAACGCGCAGCTTGCACGATGGAGCGACGCGATCACGCGCCAGGGCACGATCGTGATGCGCTGCTCGTCGCAGGGCGACATGCTGGCGGCGGTCCGCGCCGGGATCGGAATCTCCGCGCTGTCGTGCCTCGTCGGGGAAAGCTATCCCGACCTCGTGCGCGTCGCTCCGCAGAAGCTCGCCAGCGTGTCCGACCTGTGGCTGCTGGCCCATCCCGACCTCGTCGAGCTCCCTGCGGTGCGAGCCGTGATTGACTTCGTGGCCGAATGCGCCCGCGCCGATCGCGAGCGGCTGCGTGGCTAG
- a CDS encoding NAD(P)H-dependent flavin oxidoreductase, which translates to MALPALLKNNLELPVVGSPLFIVSGPELVIAQCKAGVVGSFPALNARPVEKLDEWLSRIEDELGEYKSRNPGKKVAPYAVNQICHASNDRLMKDMETCVKHKAPIIITSLRPPAELVEAAHSYGGLVFHDVINVKHARKAAEQGVDGLILVCAGAGGHAGTLSPFALVREVKQWFDGAILLSGAISDGFGIASALTLGADLAYMGTRFIATQEANADEGYKSALTQHAAHDIVYTNLFTGVHGNYLGPSIAAAGLDPANLPIADKTKMNFGSGGNMKSKAWRDIWGCGQGIGQITDAPPVSDLVDRLKAEFDQARQDFLMRASA; encoded by the coding sequence ATGGCACTGCCTGCCCTGCTCAAGAACAATCTGGAGCTGCCGGTCGTCGGCTCGCCGCTCTTCATCGTCTCCGGACCGGAGCTGGTGATCGCCCAGTGCAAGGCGGGCGTCGTCGGCTCCTTTCCCGCGCTCAACGCCCGTCCGGTCGAGAAGCTCGACGAATGGCTCAGCCGCATTGAAGACGAGCTCGGCGAATACAAATCCCGCAATCCCGGCAAGAAGGTCGCACCCTACGCCGTCAACCAGATCTGCCATGCCTCGAACGACCGGCTGATGAAGGACATGGAGACGTGCGTAAAGCACAAGGCGCCCATCATCATCACCTCGCTGCGGCCGCCGGCAGAGCTCGTCGAGGCCGCGCATTCCTATGGCGGGCTGGTGTTCCACGACGTCATCAACGTCAAGCATGCGCGAAAAGCCGCCGAGCAGGGCGTTGATGGCCTGATCCTGGTCTGCGCCGGTGCGGGCGGTCATGCCGGCACGCTGTCGCCATTCGCGCTGGTGCGCGAGGTCAAGCAATGGTTTGACGGCGCGATCCTGCTGTCGGGCGCGATCAGCGACGGTTTTGGCATCGCCTCGGCGCTGACGCTGGGCGCCGACCTCGCCTATATGGGCACGCGCTTCATCGCGACACAGGAAGCCAACGCCGACGAAGGCTATAAGTCCGCGCTGACGCAACACGCCGCGCACGACATCGTCTACACGAACCTGTTCACCGGCGTGCACGGCAACTATCTCGGCCCTTCCATCGCCGCCGCGGGCCTCGATCCGGCCAATCTGCCGATCGCCGACAAGACCAAGATGAACTTCGGCTCCGGGGGCAACATGAAATCCAAGGCGTGGCGCGACATCTGGGGATGCGGCCAGGGCATCGGCCAGATCACCGACGCGCCGCCCGTCTCCGACCTGGTCGACCGGTTGAAAGCTGAATTCGATCAGGCCCGCCAGGACTTCCTGATGCGCGCGAGCGCCTGA
- a CDS encoding ABC transporter substrate-binding protein has protein sequence MKLAAALIGMSLLTLAVGSADAGSSDEIRIGQTLPYSGPVSGFGAIGRAQEAFFEKVNAEGGINGRKVKFITLDDAYSPPKTVEQTRKLVEQDEVLMMFGSLGTATNSAVHRYLNGKKVPQLFVLSGATKWADPQKYPWTMPGMAAYESEGVVYAKHVLRTKPGAKIAILSQNDDFGRDYVAGFKRALGDKAAGMIIAEQTYETSAPTISSQLSTLKASGADVLFGVVLGKFTSQMIKGVAEIGWKPDLLFVPTSASSISFLEPAGLDNAVGLISSSNQKDTMDPQWASDPGTKEFFAFMKQYMPNADLSNSNYAAGYHYATLLMAVLKACKDDFSRDNIMRQAASLKEAKLPLLLPGMSVSTGPDDYLPFQQLQLRRFNGKSWVGFGDVLDDR, from the coding sequence ATGAAGCTGGCAGCCGCATTGATCGGCATGTCGCTGCTGACGCTCGCCGTCGGCAGCGCCGATGCCGGAAGCAGCGATGAGATCCGCATCGGACAGACCCTGCCCTATAGCGGCCCCGTCTCCGGTTTCGGCGCGATCGGGCGGGCGCAGGAGGCCTTCTTCGAGAAGGTCAATGCCGAAGGCGGCATCAACGGCCGCAAGGTCAAGTTCATCACGCTGGACGATGCCTATTCGCCGCCGAAGACGGTCGAGCAGACCCGCAAGCTGGTGGAGCAGGACGAGGTGCTGATGATGTTCGGCTCGCTCGGCACAGCCACCAACAGCGCGGTGCATCGGTACCTCAACGGCAAGAAGGTGCCGCAGCTGTTCGTGCTCTCGGGCGCGACGAAATGGGCCGATCCGCAGAAATATCCGTGGACCATGCCCGGCATGGCCGCCTACGAGTCCGAAGGCGTGGTCTATGCCAAGCACGTGCTGCGCACCAAGCCCGGCGCCAAGATCGCCATCCTGTCCCAGAACGACGATTTCGGCCGCGACTATGTCGCCGGCTTCAAGCGCGCGCTCGGCGACAAGGCCGCCGGCATGATCATCGCTGAGCAGACCTACGAGACCAGCGCGCCGACGATCAGCTCGCAACTCTCGACCCTGAAGGCATCGGGCGCCGATGTTCTGTTCGGCGTCGTGCTCGGCAAGTTCACCTCGCAGATGATCAAGGGCGTGGCCGAGATCGGCTGGAAGCCTGACCTGCTGTTCGTGCCGACGTCAGCGTCGTCGATCTCGTTCCTCGAGCCCGCTGGCCTCGACAATGCGGTCGGCCTGATCTCGTCGAGCAACCAGAAGGACACGATGGACCCGCAATGGGCCAGCGATCCAGGCACGAAGGAATTTTTCGCCTTCATGAAGCAATACATGCCGAATGCGGACCTCTCCAATTCCAACTACGCGGCCGGCTACCATTACGCGACGCTGCTGATGGCGGTGCTGAAGGCGTGCAAGGATGATTTCAGCCGCGACAACATCATGCGGCAGGCCGCTTCTCTGAAAGAGGCGAAGTTGCCGCTGCTGCTGCCGGGCATGAGTGTGAGCACCGGCCCCGACGACTATCTGCCGTTCCAGCAGCTTCAGCTCCGCCGCTTCAACGGCAAGAGCTGGGTGGGATTCGGCGACGTGCTGGATGATCGCTGA
- a CDS encoding acyl-CoA synthetase, with protein MIISGERLIGYDAIQARIKRAASGLRTLGLAEGAPVAMMLRNDFALFEVVAAAAALGSPVVPINWHLKAEEVRYILTDSGAKILVCHADLLPQIRDGVPVDIHLLVVATPPELAATFAIPPDLTEVPAGLMDWDRWRDGHPETQEPPRRAAAMIYTSGTTGMPKGVRRMPMQPEQAAASERVGAIAYGIKPREDQVVLINGPMYHSAPHSYGMMAFRNGCTIILQPRFDAEELLALIERHGVTHIHMVPTMFVRLLRLPDAVRQRYYLSSLRFVVHGAAPCPPDVKRAMIDWWGPVINEYFGSTETGIPVWHSAEEALKKPGTVGRAIDGGIVRIFREDGSLCGANEVGEIYMRQTAVPDFDYHGKAQARAEAGRDGLVSVGDVGYLDEDGYLFLCDRKRDMVISGGVNIYPAEIENVLIAMPGVRDCAVFGIPDAEYGERLCACIEPETGVLLSAASVQGWLRERLANFKVPKEVRFMDALPREATGKIFKRKLRDPYWADKKPD; from the coding sequence ATGATCATCAGCGGCGAACGCCTAATCGGCTATGACGCGATCCAGGCACGCATCAAACGCGCGGCGAGCGGGCTTCGCACCCTCGGCCTTGCCGAAGGCGCACCGGTTGCCATGATGCTGCGCAACGATTTCGCCCTGTTCGAGGTGGTCGCGGCCGCGGCCGCATTGGGCAGCCCGGTGGTGCCGATCAACTGGCATCTCAAGGCCGAGGAAGTCCGTTACATCCTGACCGACAGCGGCGCCAAGATCCTGGTCTGCCATGCCGATCTGCTGCCGCAGATCCGCGACGGCGTGCCGGTGGATATCCACCTCCTCGTCGTCGCGACGCCGCCCGAGCTCGCGGCGACCTTCGCAATTCCTCCTGATCTGACCGAGGTCCCGGCGGGGTTGATGGATTGGGACCGCTGGCGCGATGGGCATCCGGAAACCCAGGAGCCGCCGCGCCGAGCGGCGGCGATGATCTACACCTCGGGGACCACGGGCATGCCGAAGGGCGTGCGGCGCATGCCGATGCAGCCCGAGCAGGCGGCCGCTTCCGAACGCGTCGGCGCGATCGCCTACGGCATCAAGCCGCGCGAGGACCAGGTCGTGCTGATCAACGGACCGATGTATCATTCGGCGCCGCATTCCTACGGCATGATGGCATTCCGCAACGGCTGCACCATCATCCTGCAGCCGCGGTTCGACGCGGAGGAGCTGCTTGCGCTGATCGAGCGTCACGGCGTGACGCACATCCACATGGTTCCGACCATGTTCGTACGCCTGCTCCGACTGCCCGACGCAGTCCGGCAGCGCTACTATCTCTCGTCGCTGCGCTTCGTCGTGCACGGCGCCGCACCCTGTCCGCCCGACGTGAAGAGAGCGATGATCGACTGGTGGGGACCGGTGATCAACGAATATTTCGGCTCGACCGAGACCGGCATCCCGGTCTGGCACTCCGCGGAGGAGGCCCTGAAGAAGCCCGGCACGGTCGGCCGCGCCATCGACGGCGGCATCGTCAGGATTTTTCGCGAGGACGGCAGCCTCTGTGGTGCCAACGAGGTCGGCGAAATCTACATGCGCCAGACGGCGGTGCCCGATTTCGACTATCACGGCAAGGCGCAGGCGCGCGCCGAGGCGGGGCGCGACGGTCTCGTCAGCGTGGGCGACGTCGGCTATCTCGACGAGGACGGTTATCTGTTCCTGTGCGACCGCAAGCGCGACATGGTGATATCAGGCGGCGTCAACATCTACCCCGCCGAGATCGAGAACGTGCTGATCGCGATGCCCGGCGTGCGCGATTGCGCCGTGTTCGGCATCCCCGACGCCGAATATGGTGAGCGGCTGTGCGCCTGCATCGAGCCGGAGACAGGCGTCCTTCTGTCCGCGGCGTCCGTGCAGGGCTGGCTGCGCGAGCGGCTGGCCAACTTCAAGGTGCCGAAAGAGGTCCGGTTCATGGACGCCCTGCCGCGCGAGGCGACCGGAAAGATCTTCAAGCGCAAGCTGCGCGATCCCTACTGGGCGGACAAGAAACCGGACTGA
- a CDS encoding DUF2855 family protein — protein sequence MTSTDFVVARNDLEQFKLIETVIPDAAALPQDALLVKVERFALTANNITYAVMGDELKYWQIFPAPEGFGNIPVWGFGEVIASKHPGVAVGERLFGYFPMATHLVIEAADVSKRALRDGAEHRKQVSPVYNLYSRVTGDPAFAGHQGDLQALLRPLFMLSFLVDDFLAENEDFGARAVLLSSASSKTAFGLAHLLHTRGRKVIGLTSAGNADFVGSLPCYDEVVTYDRVRALPTDAPVAFVDMAGSSALRAELHQHFHDQMKCSVRVGLTHRASDADEGTLPGAKPRWFFAPDQIRKRAKDWGPGGVEQRFGAAWSGFAPLLERCLTVIESRGPAAVQRIYLQTLKGRIPPEQGHMLSLLG from the coding sequence ATGACATCGACCGACTTCGTCGTTGCGCGCAACGATCTCGAGCAATTCAAGCTGATCGAGACCGTCATCCCGGATGCAGCCGCGCTGCCGCAGGACGCACTGCTGGTGAAGGTCGAGCGCTTCGCGCTGACCGCCAACAACATCACCTATGCCGTGATGGGCGACGAGCTGAAATACTGGCAGATTTTTCCGGCACCGGAGGGCTTCGGCAACATCCCGGTGTGGGGATTTGGCGAGGTCATTGCCTCGAAACATCCAGGCGTCGCCGTGGGCGAGCGGTTGTTCGGCTATTTCCCGATGGCAACGCACCTCGTCATCGAGGCTGCGGACGTCAGCAAGCGCGCGCTTCGCGACGGTGCCGAGCATCGCAAGCAGGTCTCGCCGGTCTACAATCTCTATTCCCGCGTCACCGGCGATCCCGCCTTTGCCGGACACCAGGGCGACCTTCAGGCGCTGCTGCGGCCATTGTTCATGCTGTCGTTCCTGGTCGACGACTTCCTTGCCGAGAACGAGGATTTTGGCGCACGCGCTGTGCTGCTCTCCAGCGCCTCCAGCAAGACCGCGTTCGGGCTCGCTCATCTGCTGCATACGCGCGGCCGCAAGGTGATTGGCCTCACGTCCGCGGGCAATGCCGACTTCGTCGGCTCGCTGCCCTGTTACGACGAGGTCGTCACCTATGATCGCGTCCGCGCGCTGCCGACGGATGCGCCGGTCGCTTTCGTCGACATGGCCGGCAGCAGCGCGTTGCGGGCCGAGCTGCATCAGCATTTCCACGACCAGATGAAGTGCTCCGTGCGCGTCGGTTTGACGCATCGGGCGAGCGATGCCGACGAAGGCACCCTGCCCGGGGCAAAGCCGCGCTGGTTCTTCGCACCGGACCAGATCCGCAAGCGCGCCAAGGATTGGGGGCCCGGCGGCGTCGAGCAGCGTTTTGGCGCGGCTTGGTCGGGCTTCGCACCTCTTTTGGAGAGATGCCTCACCGTGATCGAGAGCCGTGGGCCGGCGGCGGTGCAGCGGATTTATCTCCAGACGCTGAAGGGGCGCATTCCGCCTGAGCAGGGGCATATGCTCTCGCTGCTGGGGTAA
- a CDS encoding flavin-containing monooxygenase, whose product MLDRTKDISVAAQGWLDAFERGLGRPDPSTLDRLFLADSFWRDVLALSWNLQTIAGRQTIAQALATLAPKAAPADFKIAPNRAPPRWVSRAGTNTIEAIFNFETAIGRGSGIIRLIPDSADGNRLKAWTLLTALDELKGFEEQLGTSRPRGQAYSRDFRGPNWLDLRNASRDYAKRDPAVLVVGGGQAGLAIAARLKQLQVDALIVDREMRIGDNWRKRYHALTLHNQVQVNHLPYMPFPPNWPTYIPKDKLANWFEAYVEAMELNFWTGTEFEDGAYDEAKARWTVTLRRADGSRRTMHPRHVIMATGVSGIANIPDIPSLTNFRGTLLHSSGYEDGENWAGKRAIVIGTGNSGHDIAQDLYSSGAEVTLVQRAATLVTNIEPSAQLAYATYNEGTLEDNDLIAASMPTPLAQKTHVMLTEQSKELDKELLDGLTRVGFKLDFGEAGTGWQFKYLTRGGGYYFNVGCSNLIVEGKIGLRQFADIEGFVAEGARMKDGSTVAADLIVLSTGYKPQDYLVRKLFGDGIADRVGPIWGFGDGLELRNMYARTRQPGLWFIAGSLAQCRINSKYLALQIKAIEEGILGREVGTV is encoded by the coding sequence ATGCTGGACAGGACGAAGGATATTTCCGTCGCCGCGCAAGGCTGGCTCGACGCGTTCGAGCGCGGATTGGGCAGGCCCGATCCCTCCACGCTGGACCGCCTCTTCCTCGCCGACAGCTTCTGGCGCGACGTGCTGGCGCTGAGCTGGAACCTGCAAACGATCGCCGGCCGCCAAACGATTGCGCAAGCGCTGGCCACGCTCGCGCCCAAGGCGGCGCCCGCCGATTTCAAGATCGCGCCCAACCGCGCGCCGCCGCGCTGGGTGAGCCGCGCCGGCACCAACACCATCGAAGCGATCTTCAATTTCGAAACCGCAATCGGGCGCGGCAGCGGCATCATCCGGCTCATTCCGGATAGCGCTGATGGCAATCGTCTGAAGGCTTGGACGCTGCTGACCGCCCTCGACGAGCTCAAGGGTTTCGAAGAGCAGCTCGGTACGTCGCGCCCGCGCGGCCAGGCCTATTCCCGCGATTTCCGCGGACCGAACTGGCTCGATTTGCGCAACGCCTCGCGCGACTATGCGAAACGCGATCCGGCCGTGCTGGTGGTCGGCGGCGGCCAGGCCGGGCTCGCGATCGCAGCGCGGCTGAAGCAGTTGCAGGTCGACGCGCTGATCGTCGATCGCGAGATGCGGATCGGCGACAATTGGCGCAAGCGCTATCACGCACTGACCCTGCACAACCAGGTGCAAGTCAATCACCTGCCCTACATGCCGTTTCCGCCGAACTGGCCGACCTATATTCCCAAGGACAAGCTCGCCAATTGGTTCGAAGCTTATGTCGAGGCCATGGAGCTGAACTTCTGGACCGGCACCGAGTTCGAAGACGGCGCATATGACGAGGCCAAGGCACGCTGGACGGTCACACTGCGCCGCGCCGACGGCAGCAGGCGGACCATGCATCCGCGCCACGTGATCATGGCGACCGGCGTCAGCGGCATCGCCAACATCCCTGACATTCCGAGCCTCACCAATTTCCGGGGTACGCTGCTGCATTCCAGCGGCTACGAGGACGGCGAGAACTGGGCAGGCAAGCGGGCGATCGTCATCGGCACCGGCAACAGCGGTCACGACATCGCGCAGGATCTCTATTCCAGCGGCGCCGAGGTGACGCTGGTGCAGCGCGCAGCCACGCTGGTCACCAATATCGAGCCATCGGCGCAACTCGCTTATGCGACCTACAATGAAGGCACGCTCGAGGACAATGATCTGATCGCGGCCTCGATGCCGACGCCGCTGGCGCAGAAAACCCATGTGATGCTGACGGAGCAGTCCAAGGAGCTCGACAAGGAGCTGCTCGACGGCCTCACTCGCGTCGGCTTCAAGCTCGATTTCGGCGAGGCCGGGACGGGGTGGCAATTCAAATACCTCACGCGCGGCGGCGGCTATTATTTCAACGTCGGCTGCTCCAACCTGATCGTCGAGGGCAAGATCGGACTCAGGCAGTTTGCTGACATCGAGGGCTTCGTCGCGGAAGGCGCGCGGATGAAGGACGGCTCGACCGTTGCCGCCGATCTCATCGTGCTCTCGACCGGCTACAAGCCGCAGGACTATCTGGTGCGAAAGCTGTTCGGTGATGGCATCGCCGACCGCGTCGGCCCGATCTGGGGTTTTGGCGACGGCCTCGAGCTGCGCAACATGTATGCGCGCACCAGGCAGCCCGGGCTCTGGTTCATCGCCGGCAGCCTCGCGCAGTGCCGCATCAACTCGAAATATCTCGCGCTCCAGATCAAGGCGATCGAGGAAGGGATTTTGGGGCGTGAGGTGGGCACGGTCTGA
- a CDS encoding peptidyl-alpha-hydroxyglycine alpha-amidating lyase family protein, with translation MPAILGTGEHRYRVVDNFAKLPDGWQLTDVASVAVDSRDQIYVFNRGAHPMVVLDRQGNFLRSFGEGLFSRAHGLHIDADDNLYCTDDGDHTVRKCTTDGKVLLTIGIPAKPSPFMSGEPFHRCTHTALSPKGEIYVSDGYGNTRVHKFTHDGKLLKSWGEPGSDPGQFNIVHNIATDADGWVYVADRENHRVQVFNGEGRYETQWNNLHRPCALCCCGGAKSPTFVIGELGPGMAVNRKVPNLGPRLSIVDAKGKRIARLGGEEGPGVASGKFLAPHGIALDSKGDIYVGEVGVTDWKTSFPDEEMPATVRATRCLQKLERVRG, from the coding sequence ATGCCAGCCATTCTCGGCACCGGCGAGCACCGCTACCGCGTCGTCGACAATTTCGCAAAACTGCCGGACGGCTGGCAGCTCACCGACGTCGCCTCGGTCGCGGTCGACAGCCGCGACCAGATCTACGTCTTCAATCGTGGCGCCCATCCGATGGTGGTGCTGGACCGCCAGGGCAATTTCCTGCGCAGCTTCGGCGAAGGGCTGTTCTCGCGCGCGCACGGCCTGCACATCGATGCCGACGACAATCTCTATTGCACCGATGACGGCGACCATACCGTGCGCAAATGCACCACCGACGGCAAGGTGCTGCTGACGATCGGCATCCCCGCAAAGCCGTCACCGTTCATGAGCGGCGAGCCGTTCCATCGCTGCACCCATACCGCGCTGTCGCCAAAGGGCGAGATCTACGTCTCCGACGGCTATGGCAATACACGCGTGCACAAGTTCACCCACGACGGCAAGCTGCTCAAGAGCTGGGGCGAGCCGGGCAGCGATCCCGGCCAGTTCAACATCGTGCACAACATCGCCACCGATGCCGACGGCTGGGTCTACGTCGCCGACCGCGAAAACCATCGCGTCCAGGTGTTCAACGGCGAGGGCAGATACGAAACGCAGTGGAACAATCTGCACCGGCCTTGCGCGCTGTGCTGCTGCGGCGGGGCCAAGAGCCCGACCTTCGTGATCGGCGAGCTCGGCCCGGGCATGGCCGTCAACCGCAAGGTGCCCAATCTCGGCCCGAGGCTGTCGATCGTTGACGCCAAGGGCAAGCGCATCGCGCGGCTCGGCGGCGAGGAGGGCCCGGGCGTTGCCAGCGGAAAATTCCTGGCGCCCCACGGCATCGCGCTGGATTCGAAAGGCGACATCTATGTCGGCGAGGTCGGCGTCACCGACTGGAAGACGAGCTTTCCCGACGAGGAGATGCCGGCCACGGTGCGCGCCACGCGCTGTTTGCAGAAGCTTGAGCGGGTACGGGGGTAG
- a CDS encoding HNH endonuclease, with translation MNAHVSQGSWPVLVLNADFRPLSYYPLSLWSWQDAIKAVFLDRVNIVAHYDQAVHSPTLQMQLPSVVSLKSFVKPTTHPAFTRFNVFLRDRFACQYCGSPEDLTFDHIIPRSKGGQTTWENVVAACSPCNLRKGNLTPAQARMFPRQNAFAPTVHQLHRNGRLFPPNYLHDSWLDYLYWDTELDP, from the coding sequence TTGAACGCACATGTCTCGCAAGGCAGTTGGCCGGTGTTGGTGCTGAATGCGGACTTCCGGCCGCTGAGTTACTACCCGCTGTCTCTTTGGTCGTGGCAGGACGCGATCAAGGCGGTGTTTCTCGACCGCGTCAACATCGTCGCTCACTACGATCAGGCGGTCCACAGTCCCACGCTGCAGATGCAGCTACCGAGCGTCGTCTCGCTCAAATCCTTCGTCAAGCCGACCACCCATCCGGCCTTCACCCGATTCAACGTCTTCCTGCGCGATCGTTTCGCCTGCCAATATTGCGGCTCGCCCGAAGACCTGACCTTCGATCACATCATCCCGCGCAGCAAAGGCGGCCAGACCACCTGGGAGAACGTGGTCGCGGCGTGCTCGCCCTGTAACTTACGCAAGGGAAATCTGACGCCCGCTCAGGCCAGGATGTTTCCACGCCAGAACGCGTTCGCGCCGACCGTACACCAGCTCCACCGCAACGGCCGCCTGTTCCCGCCGAACTATCTGCACGATAGCTGGCTCGACTATCTGTACTGGGATACGGAGCTGGATCCGTAG
- a CDS encoding glycoside hydrolase family 16 protein: MIDRWTRGALVAIGLGVLPAPCTAQDELDGAPASMSLQVTTDPSTIACRRLEAVNPASLVFLPLRRTFSEEFDEHPLSNGRWVPHYAGGAAWPEARYWGGDGSDFKRKTSANGEQQIYVDPRYAGRAAAPLGLDPFRVKDGVLSIIASRTPPELKPLLFDNEYISGILTTQGTFAQKHGYFEIRAKVPVGHAVWPAFWMLADDGGWPPEVDVLEGRGERPGDLVMTTHWRIPSTQKIQSCGFDFAVGDASSVFHNYGVLWQEDRLVYFIDRRPVSDIKVPIGFDDPMYMIVNLAIGSKFFLGVGPVDAESPPSVAFEIDRISAYQIDIEQAQPYGSSSVSQYR; encoded by the coding sequence ATGATCGACCGTTGGACGAGGGGCGCTCTGGTTGCGATCGGTCTCGGCGTGCTGCCTGCGCCGTGTACTGCGCAGGATGAGCTCGATGGCGCGCCGGCGAGCATGTCGCTGCAGGTCACGACCGATCCTTCCACCATCGCGTGCCGCAGGCTGGAGGCGGTCAATCCCGCCTCGCTCGTGTTCCTGCCGCTGCGCCGGACTTTCAGCGAGGAATTTGACGAGCATCCGCTGTCAAACGGACGCTGGGTCCCGCATTATGCGGGCGGAGCGGCCTGGCCGGAGGCGCGCTATTGGGGCGGCGACGGCTCCGACTTCAAGCGCAAGACCAGCGCCAATGGCGAGCAGCAGATCTACGTCGATCCGCGTTATGCGGGTCGTGCGGCGGCGCCACTCGGGCTCGATCCGTTCAGGGTGAAGGACGGCGTGCTGTCGATCATCGCCAGCCGCACGCCGCCGGAATTGAAACCGTTGCTGTTCGATAACGAATACATCTCGGGCATCCTGACGACCCAGGGCACGTTCGCCCAGAAGCATGGGTATTTCGAAATCCGCGCCAAGGTGCCGGTCGGCCATGCGGTGTGGCCGGCATTCTGGATGCTGGCGGACGACGGTGGCTGGCCGCCGGAGGTCGACGTGCTGGAGGGCCGCGGCGAGCGGCCGGGCGATCTGGTGATGACGACGCATTGGCGGATCCCCTCGACCCAGAAGATCCAGTCCTGTGGCTTCGATTTCGCGGTCGGCGACGCCTCCAGCGTATTCCACAATTACGGTGTGCTGTGGCAGGAGGATCGCCTGGTCTATTTCATCGACCGCAGGCCGGTCTCCGACATCAAGGTGCCGATCGGCTTCGACGATCCCATGTACATGATCGTCAATCTTGCGATCGGGTCGAAGTTCTTTCTCGGGGTTGGTCCCGTCGATGCGGAATCGCCGCCGAGCGTCGCGTTCGAGATCGATCGGATTTCCGCCTATCAGATCGACATCGAGCAGGCGCAACCCTACGGATCCAGCTCCGTATCCCAGTACAGATAG